Proteins encoded by one window of Mercenaria mercenaria strain notata chromosome 4, MADL_Memer_1, whole genome shotgun sequence:
- the LOC123551888 gene encoding uncharacterized protein LOC123551888 — MVDSWIFVYFLFIGGIHAEQIGTFSRANMCNETILLGTTHHASIIDFRVSTLSLEPYSRVCSLYVETTNTPYIGMKFLSTNLDVAYSNASQCSFELSITGKDMEQIHYNTLPEFEININTYGYVNLEIKLDKCMINSNTSLFRVLVFKHGDTFCFSEEIHCINSTRCVHPELACTNVYDFCDNDFQNCKNKSDISNYKRYQRRGPPSIPGIVLGLTCLTVLTSFLLYIVLCRKRPCCRRITQKLQCRLPPCENCGDGTTERTTATAQFIRETDNVSLHYTRFRDPPPSYCDLHPNQHGQGENAHPQFETGISIPNIPPPLYSSENTNETDVQDDLPPPYSVAPPPTEGLQHM; from the exons ATGGTTGATTCctggatatttgtttattttctattcATTGGAGGTATTCATGCCGAACAGATCGGCACAT tttctagAGCGAACATGTGCAACGAGACAATACTACTTGGCACAACGCATCATGCGAGTATTATTGACTTCCGGGTATCTACACTATCTTTAGAACCTTATAGTCGCGTGTGCAGTTTGTACGTGGAAACAACGAACACGCCCTACATTGGAATGAAGTTTCTATCGACTAACCTTGATGTTGCCTATAGCAACGCGTCGCAGTGCTCATTTGAACTATCTATTACTGGCAAAGATATGGAACAAATACATTATAACACATTGCcagaatttgaaataaacataaacacatacggatatgtaaatctagaaataaaACTTGACAAATGCATGATTAATTCCAACACCAGTTTATTTAGGGTATTGGTTTTTAAGCACGGCGATACCTTTTGCTTCTCTGAAGAAATTCACTGTATAAATTCTACAAGATGTGTCCATCCGGAACTAGCTTGCACTAATGTATATGATTTCTGTGACAACGATTtccaaaattgcaaaaataagtCAGACATTTCCAACTATAAACGTTATCAACGAAGAGGTCCACCCTCCATACCAGGAATAGTACTAGGTCTCACTTGTTTGACAGTGCTCACTTCATTCCTGTTATATATTGTTCTATGTCGTAAGCGTCCTTGCTGCAGACGGATAACACAGAAGCTGCAGTGTCGTCTGCCGCCATGTGAAAACTGTGGCGATGGAACAACTGAAAGAACTACTGCAACAGCGCAGTTCATACGTGAGACAGATAATGTTTCGTTACATTATACTCGTTTTCGAGACCCACCCCCGAGTTACTGTGACTTGCATCCAAATCAGCACGGACAAGGCGAAAATGCACACCCTCAGTTTGAAACTGGAATTAGTATTCCAAATATTCCACCGCCATTATATTCATCCGAAAATACAAACGAGACTGATGTGCAAGATGACTTGCCACCGCCTTATTCGGTTGCACCTCCACCCACGGAAGGTTTACAGCATATGTAG